The Lineus longissimus chromosome 2, tnLinLong1.2, whole genome shotgun sequence genome window below encodes:
- the LOC135483028 gene encoding short transient receptor potential channel 4-like, translating into MTKAEKRLDKLKKVVDKRIRVRNRETRHSSGSEEDVLLEKEKGHVVDPKSLWLIPSQKLPRLKQSEGEGAFMALVSKGNVNGVAAFFRAHPGFNLNCRNYRGHTPLFKAVQNEDEHMVKYLVSLQGIQLRDEVLHGIQQGNVAIVELLLSKQLSVHVSVAVDSIEFTEDITPLILAAHCDNYEMIRLLLERGHRIKKPHMPTCFCKKQCQGRKKGESLTESRSRISIYKALAGPSYLALTASDPILTAFLLSDELIHCASIEKEFVNDYLELSAQCSKFAVDLLHQCKKTEEVQTLLECREGSHALGGRQMRFPRIGLALDFGQKDFVAHSNCQQILRTAWLAEWGDWKSLSSAGKLLRVVPRIVLLPLIALVYLFFPYTKLAKSLGSPIKKFLTGTASYVVFLMILGAQHELYRRDPRRGPPITVFETGLEVPIVIYLLGFLWLELKQAWILGWRRYIGLWWNRFVLFYARSRKFDFSCFLNNPLLVRAILQPPVFSCSNHGLFLFLILLNFVLVFRYDLIMIGSFTATFSCWLWSYLTIEEEDYDMERKFWNPYDPTLIGEGLMAFSTVLAFGRILYILQVHHNLGPLLVSISRMFKDVAIFMAIFAIVLGSFTMGMSSLYEYYNGQHRVDAVGRKYYQMASFVNMQATVKTLFWGIFAMSPYDAPDVVIENIGGNSTHPVFNKHKFTEGIGYALFSIYHIITVIVLLNLLIAMMSDTYQKVQDNADVEWKFARTRVWLSYFEEGGTLPPPFNLIPSPKAIFDVFLWIFNVVRADKSIRCSFRRCCHYEDDFDEEEFNASYQSLITKLIQRYLRCKEEEKKHREVTLSDLEAIRIEIMAIKKMTIEVQEAVNKTEQTRSTSRSLRPDTANNVFLVDPTGE; encoded by the exons ATGACAAAGGCAGAGAAGAGGTTAGACAAGCTGAAGAAAGTTGTGGATAAAAGAATTAGAGTCAGAAACAGGGAGACACGACACTCATCAGGTTCAGAAGAAGATGTTCTGTTGGAAAAAGAGAAGGGGCATGTTGTCGATCCAAAAAGTTTGTGGTTGATACCAAGTCAGAAGCTGCCAAGATTAAAACAATCAGAAGGAGAAGGTGCTTTCATGGCTTTAGTCTCAAAAGGCAATGTGAATGGCGTAGCAGCATTTTTCAGG GCACACCCTGGCTTCAACCTCAACTGTCGGAATTACCGAGGACACACACCCCTGTTCAAGGCAGTACAGAATGAAGATGAACACATGGTAAAATACCTTGTCTCCTTGCAAGGTATCCAACTTCGAGATGAGGTGTTACATGGTATTCAACAGGGCAATGTTGCTATTGTTGAATTGCTGCTCAGTAAACAGTT gtctgtacatgtatctgtggcAGTTGATAGTATTGAGTTCACCGAAGACATCACACCTTTGATTCTTGCTGCCCACTGTGACAATTATGAAATGATAAGGCTTCTGCTTGAAAGAGGACACAGGATTAAGAAACCACATATGCCCACTT GTTTCTGCAAGAAGCAGTGtcagggcagaaaaaagggGGAGAGTTTGACCGAGTCTCGCTCACGGATCAGCATTTACAAGGCTCTGGCTGGACCCAGTTACTTGGCTCTCACAGCCTCTGACCCCATACTGACTGCGTTCCTACTCAGTGATGAACTGATACATTGTGCCAGTATAGAAAAAGAGTTTGTG AACGACTACCTGGAGTTGTCTGCCCAGTGTTCTAAGTTTGCCGTTGATCTCCTCCACCAGTGCAAGAAGACTGAAGAAGTGCAGACCCTGCTTGAATGCCGGGAGGGTAGCCATGCCCTTGGTGGGAGACAGATGAGATTTCCTAGGATTGGCCTAGCCCTTGATTTTGGACAGAAAGAT TTTGTGGCACATTCAAATTGTCAACAGATTTTGCGGACAGCCTGGTTAGCAGAATGGGGAGACTGGAAAAGCCTGTCATCAGCTGGGAAACTCCTACGCGTGGTGCCGAGGATTGTACTGTTGCCTCTCATTGCCCTGGTCTACCTCTTCTTTCCCTACACGAAACTGGCCAAGTCTCTTGGGTCACCCATCAAAAAGTTCCTGACTGGGACAGCCTCGTATGTGGTATTCCTTATGATATTAGGTGCCCAGCATGAATTGTATCGGAGGGATCCACGGAGAGGTCCACCAATAACAG TTTTTGAAACAGGTTTAGAGGTTCCCATTGTCATCTATTTACTGGGCTTCCTATGGCTTGAGTTAAAACAAGCCTGGATTCTTGGTTGGCGGCGATATATCGGTCTTTGGTGGAACAGGTTTGTCTTGTTCTATGCTCGTTCACGCAAGTTTGATTTTTCATGCTTTTTGAATAACCCTCTTTTGGTTCGTGCAATCTTGCAGCCACCTGTTTTTTCCTGCTCTAATCATGGTTTGTTTCTGTTTCTCATACTGTTGAAT TTTGTCCTTGTTTTCAGGTATGACTTGATCATGATTGGTAGCTTTACTGCCACATTTAGCTGCTGGTTATGGTCATACCTGACCATTGAGGAGGAGGACTATGACATGGAGAGAAAGTTCTGGAACCCATATGACCCAACTCTGATCGGCGAGGGCTTGATGGCATTTTCGACTGTATTGGCATTTGGAAGAATCCTGTATATCTTACAAGTCCATCACAATTTAGGACCTTTGCTG GTCTCTATCAGTCGGATGTTCAAAGATGTCGCCATCTTCATGGCAATCTTCGCCATTGTCTTGGGTTCATTCACCATGGGAATGAGCTCCCTGTACGAGTATTACAATGGACAGCACAGAGTTGATGCTGTTGGGAGAAAGTATTATCAGATGGCCTCCTTTGTCAA CATGCAAGCTACAGTGAAGACATTATTCTGGGGAATCTTTGCCATGTCCCCGTATGATGCTCCAGATGTTGTGATCGAGAACATTGGTGGCAACTCAACTCATCCTGTCTTCAACAAGCACAAGTTCACTGAGGGCATAGGCTATGCCTTGTTCAGTATCTACCACATTATTACGGTCATTGTACTACTGAACTTGTTGATTGCTATGATGTCGGACACTTACCAAAAAGTGCAG GATAATGCTGATGTGGAGTGGAAGTTTGCACGAACCCGTGTTTGGCTCAGCTACTTTGAGGAGGGTGGAACACTGCCTCCACCATTCAATCTGATCCCTAGCCCAAAAGCTATTTTTGATGTGTTTCTCTGGATCTTCAATGTGGTGAGAGCAGACAAAAGTATCAGATGTTCATTCAGG CGCTGCTGTCACTATGAAGATGACTTTGATGAGGAGGAGTTCAATGCATCGTATCAG AGTTTAATTACAAAACTGATCCAGCGTTACCTCAGATGTAAGGAAGAGGAGAAGAAGCACCGTGAAGTCACATTATCAGATCTAGAGGCGATCAGGATCGAGATCATGGCAATCAAGAAGATGACCATTGAGGTACAGGAGGCAGTGAATAAGACGGAGCAGACAAGGTCAACATCAAGGTCTCTCCGGCCTGATACTGCAAACAATGTGTTCTTGGTTGACCCTACTGGAGAATGA
- the LOC135483166 gene encoding NACHT and WD repeat domain-containing protein 2-like has translation MATRELILSGKVGDLPQIPSKIVRIFISSTFSDTTEERNYLMEHVYPQLQKYCMAKYGLEFQVVDMRWGIMEEAQDDHMTSNICLKEIETCQRLSIGPNFVVLLGNKYGYRPFPVCISEDEFDLIVAALLEEGIDIDVLVKWFHHDENAVPPFYRLQTISKVLEHYNDNENEDLKKADQRKWGKIFAELQDLLRVGSKLCAEQGHLTEEEVEKYFISVTEQEIKVGILEQSDPKSHCFCLIRNLPDIITHLKHPKAHRYIDMKPGEYHRDVEAQKLLISLRDQKISEKLPPENIINKTIFWSEDGGISKHDHKNYIQELGENFYRKIMAMVDDVMDKTDPLFSDELTTEVLQHGILCQKRCSVFHGRENIVDRIKNILTNAQQSLISQQPLVVFGESGCGKTSVMAKCAQTICTWVSDEVLSVSPVVVMRFLGTTPKSSNIRQVLYTVCQQITAVYGEDVEDVPNEQDQLVIYFSDILRVATAEKPLVIFLDSLDQLSHVGGAHRLNWLPRSVPSHCHIIVSTIPAMHGILAKMKRLYHHSRFINVEPLEQNICMDILNSWLKQEGRQLTSKQIQKVEDAFTHCSLPLFTSLVFEEVRVWRSYTSVDECVLEKSVRGCIQKLFERVELQHGRVLTSHALAFLTASRNGLSDVEMNHLLSLDDQVLDEVFVFWFPPMRRIPDLLWARIKDNLQTYFIEKEADGMTVNNWYHRQFGEVATQRYLSNPDMKKYIHSLMADFFVGKWGGGKGKPFKFTDHQMKRFGLDKRESEADRLVPEQPMEFHIEDAIHYNLRMLNELPYHLIESDRTTDLFTNVLFNYSWIYHKTKALSAQDVVMDYIIALATSPEVYQEARPLVQALRLAANTLNQNPNSLPVELTGRLHSLVKEVRGRNVLSNIAVLLADCTTKGLKHSALVPSHQCFEPPNPHLLCNLEGHKSLVTDLRFDENIPVLYSVSKDNSIIAWDTEIGEHVSLLNLENIELHRWTNLFCTYDGENIICDTHTDDSPLLVIDPTSFEIRHRVGARKMPNCCNTAISEHYVCRNGVIIDLRSGKEIVSLPDHLGTTDFCKVAIDEKNGTFLVSVETDVLIINMGSLEISGKLRGRYKPSSIIVRGDLAIVGYSVECNVRIFHICPGNFSFTQEKHDYKFDFLQDKTTNGINMYRQEVSGLILSNDKKRFLVNLQQRYIVSIKVRTQQVTLMAPSRIEEPCYFHADYSADRMLVVCAESRHICLWARKSGNSLAVVAITSGTPIHKFAVSCYDNRVATVTMSENSIKIWDLDKLKTISKLNLPEPLKYENPLSESAIQVRGDYVFIKKFLPLTSEQAFHYNDYFGIDIVGISSGKKRVLLPYDKYGKLTDFSLSLDHAILVLLIEHKMSQHIYVINLYESKIVYKFPWEDRLETIQISPGKQFLFLRGQKIILYNLAQKEAVREFENDPVMTLTDSHVIARDDEKIIIAAMPYDVLTILDTGFVVSAINLVPNNPRLVLASEKKDKSCDVHFIDFISGSVIGKISRVSKHGISDISKNGAIIIDKKLHVYSVKDMNCLGRIRALSDNIDAKLSFDGRYTYWLDKENAMVRAYHIENGKPIAQCDLHAEPVSLKLAQFGYHIIIGCQDGRLVMLRLRDLEGMDTHKLFKDVLPSMASKAIGAVDNFISTLDPAIEKVYESVRFYVMPKLTPEVLQQIKADASNKSQLAVSKSPAGSRSVSSDSGSDNCSHGSSVCNLI, from the exons ATGGCTACACGGGAGCTCATTCTCTCGGGCAAAGTGGGTGATTTGCCTCAGATACCGTCCAAGATTGTACGGATTTTTATCAGTTCAACTTTCTCGG ATACTACAGAGGAAAGGAACTATTTGATGGAACATGTCTATCCACAGTTGCAGAAATATTGTATGGCAAAGTATGGCTTAGAATTCCAG GTAGTAGACATGCGATGGGGTATTATGGAAGAAGCTCAAGATGACCACATGACCAGTAACATCTGCCTGAAGGAGATAGAGACATGCCAGCGATTGTCTATTGGTCCAAACTTCGTG GTGCTCCTTGGCAATAAATATGGTTATCGGCCTTTCCCAGTGTGCATCAGTGAAGACGAATTCGACCTTATCGTTGCTGCCTTGTTGGAGGAGGGTATCGATATTGATGTGCTAGTGAAGTGGTTTCATCATGACGAAAATGCTGTGCCTCCTTTCTATCGACTTCAGACCATCAGTAAAGTACTGGAACATTACAATGACAAT GAAAATGAAGACCTGAAGAAGGCCGATCAAAGAAAATGGGGCAAGATATTTGCCGAGCTGCAGGATCTTCTGAGGGTGGGGTCAAAGCTGTGTGCAGAACAAGGCCACCTAACAGAGGAAGAGGTGGAAAAATACTTCATTTCTG TTACAGAACAGGAGATCAAAGTTGGTATCTTAGAACAAAGTGACCCTAAAAGCCACTGTTTCTGCTTAATACGCAATCTCCCAGACATCATAACCCACCTGAAACACCCCAAGGCTCATCGGTACATTGATATGAAGCCTGGCGAGTACCACAGAGATGTCGAAGCACAAAAACTACTAATCTCCCTCCGAGAtcagaaaatatctgaaaaactCCCGCCTGAAAACATCATAAACAAGACGATATTCTGGAGCGAGGATGGCGGTATCAGTAAACACGACCATAAAAATTACATTCAGGAACTTGGGGAGAACTTCTATCGAAAGATCATGGCTATGGTCGATGATGTCATGGACAAAACTGATCCATTATTCAGTGATGAACTCACAACAGAGGTTCTACAACACGGCATCTTGTGTCAAAAACGCTGCAGTGTCTTCCATGGGAGAGAAAATATAGTTGATCGGATTAAAAACATTCTTACGAATGCTCAACAAAGTCTGATCTCACAACAGCCGTTGGTGGTGTTTGGGGAATCTGGATGTGGAAAGACGTCAGTTATGGCTAAATGTGCACAGACTATTTGTACTTGGGTCTCTGATGAGGTGTTGTCAGTTTCTCCTGTCGTAGTCATGAGATTTCTAG GTACAACGCCTAAAAGTTCCAACATTCGCCAAGTTCTCTACACAGTCTGCCAACAGATCACAGCTGTCTATGGAGAAGACGTCGAGGATGTGCCAAATGAACAAGACCAGCTGGTCATTTACTTCTCAGACATACTCAGG gttgCCACTGCTGAAAAACCGCTTGTCATCTTCCTGGACTCACTTGATCAACTGTCTCATGTTGGAGGTGCCCACCGACTCAACTGGCTGCCCCGATCAGTTCCATCTCACTGTCACATCATTGTATCAACCATACCAGCAATGCATGGAATCCTTGCCAAAATGAAGCGGCTCTACCACCACAGCCGTTTCATCAATGTGGAGCCATTGGAACAGAACATTTGCATGGACATCTTAAACTCTTGGCTTAAGCAGGAGGGTAGGCAACTCACCTCCAAACAGATTCAAAAAGTTGAAGATGCTTTTACGCATTGTTCTTTGCCTCTGTTTACAAGCCTTGTGTTTGAGGAGGTAAGGGTGTGGAGATCCTACACAAGCGTAGATGAATGTGTCCTTGAAAAGTCAGTCAGAGGTTGTATACAGAAGTTATTCGAGAGGGTTGAACTGCAACATGGAAGAGTTTTGACTAGTCATGCCCTTGCATTCTTGACAGCTTCTAGAAATGGTTTGAGTGACGTTGAGATGAATCATTTGCTGTCGTTAGATGATCAGGTTCTTGATGAGGTGTTTGTGTTCTGGTTCCCGCCAATGCGTCGAATCCCGGACTTGCTCTGGGCAAGAATTAAAGATAACCTGCAGACCTATTTTATTGAAAAGGAAGCAGATGGCATGACGGTGAACAACTGGTATCACCGCCAGTTTGGTGAAGTTGCCACACAGCGGTATCTGTCCAACCCGGacatgaaaaaatacattcattCGCTCATGGCAGATTTCTTTGTGGGAAAATGGGGTGGAGGGAAAGGAAAACCTTTTAAGTTCACTGACCACCAGATGAAACGGTTTGGACTTGATAAGAGAGAAAGTGAGGCTGACAGGCTTGTCCCGGAGCAGCCAATGGAATTCCACATTGAGGATGCTATACACTATAACTTACGCATGCTCAACGAACTGCCATACCACCTGATTGAAAGCGATCGAACGACTGACCTATTCACAAATGTGCTGTTCAATTACAGTTGGATCTACCACAAGACAAAGGCATTGTCAGCCCAAGATGTCGTGATGGACTACATCATTGCCTTGGCTACCTCCCCTGAGGTGTACCAGGAGGCAAGACCTCTTGTACAGGCATTGAGACTTGCCGCCAACACTTTGAATCAAAATCCAAATTCCCTACCTGTAGAACTGACAGGAAGACTACACTCTTTAGTGAAAGAAGTTCGAGGTAGAAATGTCTTGTCCAATATTGCAGTCCTCCTTGCTGATTGTACTACGAAAGGTCTCAAACATTCCGCATTGGTGCCATCACACCAGTGCTTTGAGCCTCCGAACCCTCATCTGTTGTGTAACCTTGAGGGCCACAAATCTCTCGTCACTGACTTGAGGTTTGATGAGAACATCCCAGTGTTGTATTCTGTGTCTAAAGACAACTCCATTATAGCTTGGGATACTGAGATAGGGGAGCACGTGTCACTGCTGAATCTAGAGAACATTGAGTTGCATCGATGGACAAATCTCTTTTGCACTTATGATGGTGAGAATATAATCTGTGATACACACACCGATGACAGCCCTCTTTTGGTGATCGATCCTACATCATTTGAGATCCGCCATCGGGTAGGAGCGAGAAAAATGCCCAACTGCTGCAATACTGCAATCAGCGAGCACTATGTCTGCCGGAACGGTGTCATAATTGACCTACGTAGTGGGAAGGAGATTGTCTCCCTTCCCGACCATCTTGGCACAACTGATTTCTGTAAAGTAGCAATTGATGAGAAAAATGGCACATTTCTGGTCTCTGTCGAAACTGATGTGTTAATCATTAACATGGGTAGCTTAGAGATTTCTGGGAAACTTCGGGGGCGCTATAAACCAAGTAGTATCATTGTACGAGGTGACTTGGCGATCGTTGGCTATTCAGTCGAGTGCAATGTCCGAATCTTTCACATATGCCCTGGGAATTTCAGCTTTACTCAAGAGAAGCACGACTACAAGTTCGATTTCTTACAAGACAAGACAACAAATGGCATAAACATGTACCGCCAAGAAGTTTCTGGTCTGATCCTGTCAAACGACAAAAAACGATTCTTGGTAAACCTTCAGCAGCGTTACATAGTCAGCATTAAAGTCAGAACACAGCAGGTGACATTGATGGCTCCCAGCCGCATTGAAGAGCCTTGTTACTTCCATGCTGATTACTCAGCAGACCGAATGCTTGTCGTTTGTGCCGAGAGCCGCCATATCTGTCTGTGGGCTCGGAAGTCTGGTAACAGTCTAGCCGTTGTGGCAATCACCAGCGGTACTCCCATCCACAAATTTGCTGTTTCTTGTTATGATAACAGGGTAGCAACTGTTACCATGTCTGAAAACAGCATAAAGATATGGGACCTTGACAAATTGAAGACTATCAGTAAATTGAATTTGCCCGAGCCCTTGAAGTATGAGAATCCTCTTTCTGAAAGTGCAATCCAGGTCCGAGGTGATTATGTGTTCATCAAAAAGTTCTTGCCTCTGACATCAGAACAGGCTTTCCATTATAATGATTACTTCGGCATTGATATTGTCGGTATCAGCTCTGGAAAGAAACGGGTGTTGCTCCCGTACGACAAGTATGGGAAACTGACagatttctctctctctcttgatCACGCGATTCTGGTCTTGCTCATCGAGCACAAAATGTCTCAACACATATATGTCATCAATTTGTACGAGAGCAAAATTGTGTACAAATTTCCCTGGGAAGACCGCCTTGAAACCATTCAGATCAGTCCTGGGAAACAATTCCTGTTTCTGCGAGGCCAGAAGATCATACTGTACAATCTGGCACAAAAGGAGGCAGTGCGTGAGTTCGAGAATGACCCCGTCATGACACTGACTGATAGTCATGTTATCGCCCGAGATGATGAGAAGATCATCATAGCTGCCATGCCGTACGATGTTCTAACTATATTAGACACAGGATTTGTCGTATCCGCCATCAACCTAGTGCCAAACAATCCACGCCTTGTGCTTGCTTCTGAGAAAAAAGACAAATCCTGCgatgtacatttcattgatttcatctCCGGTTCAGTCATCGGGAAAATATCACGAGTCAGCAAACATGGGATATCAGACATCTCAAAAAATGGTGCAATTATCATTGATAAGAAATTGCAtgtttattcagtcaaagatatgAACTGTTTGGGACGCATCCGGGCCCTTTCTGACAACATCGATGCCAAGCTGAGCTTTGACGGTCGATACACATACTGGTTAGACAAAGAGAACGCCATGGTCAGGGCATACCACATAGAAAACGGTAAACCTATCGCGCAGTGTGATCTTCACGCAGAACCTGTCTCGCTGAAACTTGCACAGTTTGGGTACCACATCATCATTGGGTGCCAAGATGGCCGGTTGGTGATGCTTCGGCTGCGAGACTTGGAGGGGATGGACACCCATAAACTCTTCAAGGATGTTCTACCATCCATGGCATCAAAGGCAATCGGCGCAGTGGATAATTTCATCTCTACGCTTGATCCTGCCATTGAAAAGGTTTACGAGTCGGTCAGGTTCTACGTAATGCCAAAGCTGACGCCTGAAGTTCTACAACAGATCAAGGCTGATGCTTCTAATAAATCCCAGTTGGCAGTTTCAAAATCGCCTGCTGGGTCTAGAAGTGTTAGCTCAGATTCTGGTTCTGATAATTGTAGTCATGGAAGTTCAGTTTGTAATCTTATCTAG